A stretch of DNA from Serinibacter arcticus:
GGTGTCGGGCCGCGGCGGTGCGCCGTCGGCCGCCCGTCGGCGACCCCCGTCCGGGACGAGGACGCAGCCGGCTGACCGGTCCTGACCGCTCGCGTGTTCTGATGGTGACGTGGGTATCACCGCACCGCTGGACCGAGCACGCGAATCGATCGGCCACGCCCTGTTCACACGGGTCGCGGGCGAGAACGGGTACGCCGCCCGGAGCCGGATCCACGACACCCCCGGGCCGCGGTGGTTCGAGCCCGACAGCCCCATCCAGCGCGTCCACGGCGACGCCTCGATGTTCGTCGGCGGCCTGCGAGCCCTGCTGCTGCAGTCCCTGCACCCGCTCGCGATGGCCGGCGTCGCCGGCCACTCCGGCTACCGCGGCGACCCGTGGGGCCGGCTCGAGCGGACCTCGACCTTCCTGGCGGTGACGACCTTCGGCACCTCCGAGGACGCCCAGGCCATGATCGACAGGATCCGCGCCGTCCACGAGCGCGTCCGCGGCAAGGCGCCCGACGGCCGCTCCTACCGCGCCTCGGACCCCCACCTGCTGACGTGGGTCCACATCGCCGAGATCGACTCGTTCCTGCGGGCCCACCAGCGTCACGGCGCCCGGCCCCTCACCGAGGCCGAGTCCGACACCTACGTCGCTCAGACCTCGCGGGTGGCTCGGGCGCTCGGCGCCGAGCACGTCCCGACGTCGACGGCGGAGCTCGTCACCGCGCTGGCGTCCTACCGCTCGGAGCTGGCCGCGTCCGAGGCTGCGCGCGACACCGCGCACTTCCTGCTGCGCGAGCCCCCGCTCCCCGTGGCCTCGCGCCAGGGCTACCGCCTGGTGGCCGCCGGCGCGATCGGGCTGCTGCCCGCCTGGACGAGGAGCGAGCTCGAGGTCGGTGGACCGCGGGGCGACGGTCTGCGGAGGGTGAGCGGCGCCGTCGCGACCCGCACCATCCGCTGGGGCCTGGCCTCCGTCGGCAGCCGGGGCCGCCGCCAGCCGTGAGACCGGCGACGGCGCCCTGACCGTCGGTTCGGGGTCGGTTCAGCCGGGCTCGACCTGCCCGCCCTCGTCCTCCTGACGCTGGACGACCGGGTCCTCGCCCCGCGCGGCGGGGTCGCCGAGCTGGTCGCCGGGCACGCCGCTCGGCTCGGAGTTCTCACCCTGGCCCGGGCCCTCGCTCTGCCGCTGGCTGAGGCCCTGCGGCTCGACGTCGGTCTCGCGGCGGTCGATCTCGCCGGGCTCGTAGGTCGGTTCGCTCATGGTGAGGCTCCTTCGTCGGTCGTTGTCCTTCACTGACTCCCCATCGTGTGTCGACGCCGGACGAAAGGGCAACGATCGCGTGCGGTGTCGGCCGCGCCCGGTGAATCCAGGTGCCGCCCGGCCGCGACCACGGGAGGATCGCGGGATGATCCCGATCGACGCCGCCCTGGTCGCCCGTCTCATCGCGGAGCAGCACCCCCGGTGGCGCGACCTCCCCGTCCGCCCGGTCGCGCGGCAGGGCTGGGAACAACCGCACGTTCCGCCTGGGCGAGGAGCTCACCGTCCGGCTGCCGAGCGCGCAGGGGTACGTCGCCGGCGTCGCGAAGGAGGAGCGCGTGCTGCCGCTGCTCGCCGGGCGTCTCCCGGTGGCCGTGCCCGAGACGGTCGCGGTGGGTGAACCCGGCGCGGGCTACCCGTTCCCGTGGTCGGTCCGGCGCTGGCTCGACGGCGAGACGGTGGACGGCGCAGGTCCGCTCGACACCACGCGGCTCGCCCGTGACCTCGGCGCCACCCTTCGGACGCTGCGCTCGCTCCCGACGGCGGACGGGCTGCTCGCCGGAGCGCACTCCTTCTTCCGCGGGTGCCACCCGAGCGTCTACGGCGACGAGGTGGAGCGGGCTCTCGTGCAGCTGGGCGACGCCGTCGACCAGGCCCGGGCACAGGAGGTCTGGCGACGGGCGACGGCGACGGCCTGGCCCCACGAGGCGGTGTGGTTCCACGGCGACGTCGCCGTGGGCAACCTGCTCGTGCGAGACGGCGCGCTGTCGGCCCTCATCGACCTCGGCACGTGCGGGGTGGGCGACCCGGCGTGCGACCTCGTGATGGCCTGGACGTTCTTCGACGACGAGGATCGTGCGACCTTCCGCGACGCCGCCGACGTCGACGAGGCCACCTGGGAGCGAGGGCGCGGCTGGGCCCTGTGGAAGTCGCTCGTCACGCTCACCGGCGACTCCTCCCCCGACGTCGACGGCGTGCAGGCGCGGGCGCTCGGGGCGGTGCTCGCCGACCCGCTCTGACCCACGGGAATATTACTGAGCGCACTCAGTTGTGATTGAGGTCAGACAGTCGCGCGGGCTCGCCCGCCCCTTCCCCCAAGGAGTCCCTCATGACCTCACTCGACGGAGCAGTCGTCCTCGTCACCGGCGCGAACGGTGGCATCGGCACCGAGTTCGTCCACCAGGCGCTCGCCCGCGGGGCGGCGAAGGTCTACGCCACCGCCCGCACCCCGCGCTCGTGGGACGACCCGCGCATCGTGCCCCTCGCGCTCGACGTCACCGACCCCGAGTCGATCCGGTCCGCCGTCGCGGCCGCGCCCGACGTCACCGTCCTGATCAACAACGCGGGGGCCTCCGTGGCCTCGGCGGGCATCCTCACCCACACCGACGAGGAGATCCGCCGGAACGTCGAGGTCAACTTCCTCGGGCCGCTGTTCGTGGCGCGGGCGTTCGCCCCGGTGCTGCGGGAGGCGAGCGACGCCGCGCTGATCGACATCCACTCGGCCATGGCCTGGTACGCCGTCGGCGGCATCTACAGCGCCACCAAGGCGGCCCTGTGGTCGGCCACCAACTCGCTGCGCCTCGAGCTCGCCCCGGCGGGCGTCCAGGTCGTCGGCGTCCACGTCGGCTGGGTCGACACGGCGATGGCCGCGCACGCCGACGGCCCGAAGACCGACCCGGCCGACCTCGTCGCCGTCGTGCTGGACGCGCTCCAGGCCGGCGAGCACGAGGTCCTGGCGGACGAGATCTCCCGCAACCTCAAGGCCTCGCTGAGCGCACCGCTCGAGGCTGTGTACCCGGAGCTGGCACGGGGTGAGCAGGCGTGAAGGGCTGGCTGATCGACCGGTACGGCACCGCGCCCCGTCTGGCCGAGGTTCCCGAGCCGACGCTCGGCGCGCACGACGTCCTGGTCGAGGTCCGAGCGGCGGGTGTGAACCAGCTCGACGTGAAGATCGCGGCCGGCGAGTTCAAGCAGCTGCTGCCGTACGACCTTCCCCTCGTCCTCGGGCACGACGTCGCGGGGGTGGTCGTCGCCGTCGGCGCCGACGCTCGACGGTTCGCGATCGGGGAGACCGTGTTCGCGCGGCCCAGGGACGGCCGCATCGGCACCTTCGCGGAGCGCATCGCGGTGCACGAGGACGACGTCGCGACGGCGCCCCCGTCGATCGGGGTCGACGTGGCGGCCGGCCTCCCGCTCGTGGGCCTCACGGCGTGGCAGGCGCTCGTCGAGCGCGGTGCCGTGACCCCGGGCCAGAAGGTGCTGATCCACGGTGGCGCCGGTGGCGTCGGGCAGGTCGCGATCCAGCTCGCGAAGCACCTCGGGGCGAGGGTCGCGACCACCGTCTCCGCCAAGGACGCCGACCTCGTGCGCGAGCTGGGCGCCGACGTCGTGATCGACTACCGCACCGAACGCTTCGAGGAGCTGCTGAGCGACTACGGCCTCGCGCTGGACAGCCTCGGCGGCGAGAACCTCGACAGGACGCTGCGGGTCCTGCGGCCCGGCGGCCTGGCGATCGGGATCTCCGGCCCGCCGACGCCGGCGTTCGCCCGGTCAGCCGGACTGAACCCCGTGCTGCGCGGCGCGATCACCCTGCTCAGCCGGAAGGTCAGGCGACGGGCCACGGCCCTCGGCGTGCGCTACGAGTTCCTCTTCATGCACGCCTCCGGCGCCCAGCTCGAGCGGGTCGCCGCACTGGTCACCGACGGCACCCTGCGGCCGCCGTCCGTGACGCCGTTCGCGTTCGACGAGGCGACGGACGCCCTGACCGCGCTCGCCTCGGGCGCGGTGCGGGGCAAGGCCGTGCTGGTCCGCCCGGAGGTGTGACGGCTGGTCCGCGGGGCGCGTGGCGCGCGTGGCGCGCGTCGCGGACTCCCCGTCACCGTGGGGCCAAGGAGAATGGCCATCAGCCTCGACACCCCCGGAAGGACGCTGGATGACAACGGGAGCACGACCGCTCGGCCGCCGCGAGCGGAACAAGCAGGCCAAGCTCGACCGCATCACCGAGGCGGCGGCAGCGCTCTTCGCCCGGCACGGCGTCGACGACGTCACGACCCAGCAGATCGCCGACGCCGCCGACATCGGTGCGGGCACGCTCTTCCTCTACATCAGGAACAAGGGCGAGCTGCTCCTCCTGGTGCAGAACGCCCACTACGCCGAGGCGCTGGCGGAGGGCGAGCGCGCCGCCACGGCGGTGGAGGGCACGCTGGACGCGATCGTGGCGCTGCTGCGTCCCGTCGTGGCGTGCAACCGCGCCCAGGTGGACAACGGGCGCACGTACCTGCGCGAGATGGTCTTCGGCGATCCGGCCGAGCCGCAGCACGCCCGGGCCCTGAGCATCGTCGCCCAGACGCAGGAGGCGGTCGCCGGCCTCCTCGCCCGGACCTCGTCGGTCGGCGCCACCGAGGCCGCGGCGCTGGCGCAGGTCGTCTCGGCCGTGATGTTCGTCGAGATGGCGAGCAGCCCGGAGCCCGACGTCGACGTCGTCACCGACCGCGTCCGTCGTCAGATCGGGGTCGTGCTGGGGCTGCGGGGGTAGGGCTGGACCGCTGTCGTCGCGACGGCGGCCGGCGCCATCCACAGCCGAAAACTCGTATCCACAGATTGCGCCATACCTCTTCCTCTCGACTCCGCAGGCGTAAACTGGACGCATGTTCGACGACGGGTCTGGAGCGACACCCACGGTGACCCCGTGGGGGCTGGGGCTTGCGCCCGGCTCCGGCGCCTCCGACCCCGAGAGCATCCGTGTCCGCCTCGGCCTCCACCGCCCCGAGGACGGCGGACCGCCGACCCAGGTGCTCGAGCGCCTGCCGCAGCTGTCCGACTTCGCTCACCTCATGGCGCTCGACCCCGGCGAGCTGCTGGAGACGGCCGCGGCCTTCGCTGCCGTCGCGGGCTGGGCCGAGGCCGGACTGCGCGCGACCGCCGCCCGCCTCCACATCCGCCACGGCGTCATCGACGCCGACCGTCTCGCCCCCCAGCCGCCCGGGACGCCCGTTCGGGTCGAGAGAGGCGGCCCGGCCGCGGACGAGCTCGCCATGCGTCTCGGCGTCAGTCGCCAACGAGCCGCGCGACTGGTGGGGGAAGGGCGCCTGCTGGAAGGCATCCTCCACCCCGTCGGGACCGCACTGGCGTCCGGCGCCATCGACGCGGGCAAGGCCGCCATCTTCGCCGACCTGCTCGGGGCGCAGGAGCCTGCCGTCTGCTTCGCGGTCACGGAACAGGTCCTGCCCGACGCTCCCGGGCTGCCTCACCACGCGCTCAAGAAGCGGATCCAGGCCGTTCTGATCCAGACCGACCCCACCACCGCCCACCGCCGGGCCGTCCTCGCCGCCACCCGGCGCCGCGTCGAGCACCCCCGCCTCCTACCCGACGGCCAGGCCTCCCTGCGCGTCATCGCCCCCGCCCTGGACATCGCCGCCATCTACACCGCCACCGAAGGGGCCGCCAAGGCCGCCCGCGCCGCCGGCGACCCCCGCCTCCTGGACCAGCTGCGCGCCGACGCCCTCACCACCCTCGCCACCACCGCCCTCACCGCCGGCTCGCTCACGGCCGGCCCCAGCTGCGCCCAGCTCCTGACCGGCACCACCACCGAGACGTCCCCCCGCGACGGCGCTCCCGTCGGCACCGGCGACGGCGACGGCGCTCCTCCCCTCGACGGCGCCGAGCCCGACCCGCGGGCCTTCTTCGCCGATCTGATCGAGGACGAGGTCCGCGGAGAGAAGGCTCGCGAGCGCGAACCGAGCCCGCTCGCTCAGGTCCGTCGCACGCTGGACGCGACGATCGCCGAGCTCGGTGCCCGCGCCAGACGACGCCTCGGCTACGACCACCAGGCGATCGACCAGGGTCCGCCCTCGATCGCCAGCAGCCTCCTGACCATGGACCCTCCACGCCCTCAGCCCACCGACGTCGGCCGGCCCAACGAGGTCAGGGAGGCCGAGTCGTTCCGCCCGTTCATGCCCTTCTCCGGCACCAGCGCGACGCTGACGCTCGCCCTGGCCCCTGCCCACCTGACCGAGCCCGAACCCGACCACATCGACCCCGTCGACCCGTGGGAGCACGACCTCGCGCTCACCACCGACGGCGAGTCCGCACGGCGCTTCGAGACCTACGAGGCCCCCGAGCGCTGCCGGCCCGGGGT
This window harbors:
- a CDS encoding oxygenase MpaB family protein produces the protein MGITAPLDRARESIGHALFTRVAGENGYAARSRIHDTPGPRWFEPDSPIQRVHGDASMFVGGLRALLLQSLHPLAMAGVAGHSGYRGDPWGRLERTSTFLAVTTFGTSEDAQAMIDRIRAVHERVRGKAPDGRSYRASDPHLLTWVHIAEIDSFLRAHQRHGARPLTEAESDTYVAQTSRVARALGAEHVPTSTAELVTALASYRSELAASEAARDTAHFLLREPPLPVASRQGYRLVAAGAIGLLPAWTRSELEVGGPRGDGLRRVSGAVATRTIRWGLASVGSRGRRQP
- a CDS encoding aminoglycoside phosphotransferase family protein yields the protein MPSAQGYVAGVAKEERVLPLLAGRLPVAVPETVAVGEPGAGYPFPWSVRRWLDGETVDGAGPLDTTRLARDLGATLRTLRSLPTADGLLAGAHSFFRGCHPSVYGDEVERALVQLGDAVDQARAQEVWRRATATAWPHEAVWFHGDVAVGNLLVRDGALSALIDLGTCGVGDPACDLVMAWTFFDDEDRATFRDAADVDEATWERGRGWALWKSLVTLTGDSSPDVDGVQARALGAVLADPL
- a CDS encoding HNH endonuclease signature motif containing protein encodes the protein MFDDGSGATPTVTPWGLGLAPGSGASDPESIRVRLGLHRPEDGGPPTQVLERLPQLSDFAHLMALDPGELLETAAAFAAVAGWAEAGLRATAARLHIRHGVIDADRLAPQPPGTPVRVERGGPAADELAMRLGVSRQRAARLVGEGRLLEGILHPVGTALASGAIDAGKAAIFADLLGAQEPAVCFAVTEQVLPDAPGLPHHALKKRIQAVLIQTDPTTAHRRAVLAATRRRVEHPRLLPDGQASLRVIAPALDIAAIYTATEGAAKAARAAGDPRLLDQLRADALTTLATTALTAGSLTAGPSCAQLLTGTTTETSPRDGAPVGTGDGDGAPPLDGAEPDPRAFFADLIEDEVRGEKAREREPSPLAQVRRTLDATIAELGARARRRLGYDHQAIDQGPPSIASSLLTMDPPRPQPTDVGRPNEVREAESFRPFMPFSGTSATLTLALAPAHLTEPEPDHIDPVDPWEHDLALTTDGESARRFETYEAPERCRPGVDVPELLGHAPLDPTTARKLAIDPPRWLTVTTALADTLEQADRERDLQRARPVHDDTSSPDNPDDPGGPSPVPRSGEETGKYWPAGFDPAPQLATPGYRPGAELGRLVRALHPTCIAPACTVASSACDNDHAVEWPAGPTDAPNLRPLCRHHHKLKTHHGHRYRITPDGSTIWTTPTGHRYHRPPAGSSRLIATPRRRGPQEAA
- a CDS encoding NADP-dependent oxidoreductase; this translates as MKGWLIDRYGTAPRLAEVPEPTLGAHDVLVEVRAAGVNQLDVKIAAGEFKQLLPYDLPLVLGHDVAGVVVAVGADARRFAIGETVFARPRDGRIGTFAERIAVHEDDVATAPPSIGVDVAAGLPLVGLTAWQALVERGAVTPGQKVLIHGGAGGVGQVAIQLAKHLGARVATTVSAKDADLVRELGADVVIDYRTERFEELLSDYGLALDSLGGENLDRTLRVLRPGGLAIGISGPPTPAFARSAGLNPVLRGAITLLSRKVRRRATALGVRYEFLFMHASGAQLERVAALVTDGTLRPPSVTPFAFDEATDALTALASGAVRGKAVLVRPEV
- a CDS encoding SDR family oxidoreductase translates to MTSLDGAVVLVTGANGGIGTEFVHQALARGAAKVYATARTPRSWDDPRIVPLALDVTDPESIRSAVAAAPDVTVLINNAGASVASAGILTHTDEEIRRNVEVNFLGPLFVARAFAPVLREASDAALIDIHSAMAWYAVGGIYSATKAALWSATNSLRLELAPAGVQVVGVHVGWVDTAMAAHADGPKTDPADLVAVVLDALQAGEHEVLADEISRNLKASLSAPLEAVYPELARGEQA
- a CDS encoding TetR/AcrR family transcriptional regulator, which codes for MTTGARPLGRRERNKQAKLDRITEAAAALFARHGVDDVTTQQIADAADIGAGTLFLYIRNKGELLLLVQNAHYAEALAEGERAATAVEGTLDAIVALLRPVVACNRAQVDNGRTYLREMVFGDPAEPQHARALSIVAQTQEAVAGLLARTSSVGATEAAALAQVVSAVMFVEMASSPEPDVDVVTDRVRRQIGVVLGLRG